From Phycodurus eques isolate BA_2022a chromosome 13, UOR_Pequ_1.1, whole genome shotgun sequence, a single genomic window includes:
- the pold3 gene encoding DNA polymerase delta subunit 3 isoform X1 — translation MQLFDKMDELYLDNIDEYVNDHDRIVTYKWLSLTLGVHVNTAKQMLYHYLDHKRKESSAQLHATYLVSGKFVDNGHTSHKVSVVREEQLEDFKSKMSLIVSVHVYSVQKALLRDSGPLYAVDYDAVKDNLLNCSKYSAIRCPGAIPMSSVERNTRQAPAPPVPEPQQSKKPSTIGDAASKATATNGIMGMFAGKVAAVKSQDGGKEVKSPPQETADEVDVPKGKASAKSNHLMNFFGNQSTKKQKKPVKKEEEAATQSSSSQLQEPEKKQEEKVTAELPKHNKKDASKTKRQQSSDSEEEKMEKKKRRRIKKPVPDSSEDEDVIPDSPPLTAMKELSPEPAKEPVSHPGLPGNTKIRKRRRVLKSQTFVDDEGCIVTEKGYESESYSEDESTAPASMQVATKNQARAKASASNVKKGQKKTTENKATKQASIMGFFHRK, via the exons ATGCAATTATTtgacaaaatggacgagctttaTCTGGATAACATCGACGAGTACGTCAACGACCACGACAGGATA GTGACATATAAATGGCTGAGTCTCACTCTTGGAGTCCATGTTAACACAGCTAAACA AATGCTATATCACTACCTGGATCACAAAAGGAAGGAGAGCTCAGCTCAGCTCCATGCAACGTACTTGGTGTCGGGAAAGTTTGTGGATAATGGTCACACG AGTCATAAGGTGTCAGTGGTGCGCGAGGAGCAACTGGAAG ATTTCAAGTCCAAGATGAGTTTGATTGTGAGCGTGCACGTTTACAGCGTCCAGAAAGCTCTACTAAGGGACAGCGGGCCGCTCTACGCCGTCGACTATGATGCCGTCAAAGACAACCTGCTCAACTGTAGCAA GTACAGCGCCATCCGCTGCCCCGGTGCCATTCCCATGTCCTCAGTGGAACGCAACACGCGGCAAGCTCCGGCTCCTCCTGTTCCAGAGCCGCAACAGAGCAAGAAGCCTTCCACGATCGGTGACGCTGCTTCCAAAGCCACGGCGACCAACGGCATCATGGGAATGTTCGCCGGTAAAGTCGCAGCGGTTAAGAGCCAAGACGGTGGGAAAGAGGTTAAGTCACCTCCTCAGGAAACAGCGGATGAG gtggatGTCCCTAAAGGTAAAGCATCGGCAAAATCCAATCACCTGATGAACTTCTTTGGCAATCAAAGCACGA AGAAACAAAAGAAGCCTGTAAAGAAGGAGGAAGAAGCGGCAACGCAGTCTTCCTCGTCGCAGCTGCAAGAGCCGGAAAAAAAGCAAGAAGAAAAGGTCACGGCGGAACTGCCGAAGCACAACAAAAAAGACGCAag CAAAACCAAACGTCAGCAGAGTTCTGACAGTGAGGAGGAGAAGATGGAGAAGAAGAAGCGTCGAAGGATCAAGAAGCCAGTGCCCGACAGCAGCGAAGACGAAGACG TCATTCCAGATTCTCCACCACTGACGGCAATGAAAGAACTATCGCCAGAGCCTGCCAAGGAACCTGTTTCACAT CCCGGACTCCCCGGGAATACTAAAATACGCAAGCGCAGACGTGTGCTGAAGTCTCAAACCTTTGTGGACGACGAAGGTTGCATCG TGACAGAAAAAGGCTACGAGAGCGAGTCGTACTCGGAAGACGAAAGCACTGCCCCCGCCTCCATGCAAGTGGCGACGAAAAATCAGGCCAGAGCAAAAGCGTCGGCGAGCAATGTTAAGAAAGGTCAGaagaaaacaacagaaaacaaagcGACGAAACAAGCTTCCATTATGGGATTTTTCCACCGGAAGTGA
- the pold3 gene encoding DNA polymerase delta subunit 3 isoform X2: MQLFDKMDELYLDNIDEYVNDHDRIVTYKWLSLTLGVHVNTAKQMLYHYLDHKRKESSAQLHATYLVSGKFVDNGHTSHKVSVVREEQLEDFKSKMSLIVSVHVYSVQKALLRDSGPLYAVDYDAVKDNLLNCSKYSAIRCPGAIPMSSVERNTRQAPAPPVPEPQQSKKPSTIGDAASKATATNGIMGMFAGKVAAVKSQDGGKEVKSPPQETADEVDVPKGKASAKSNHLMNFFGNQSTKKQKKPVKKEEEAATQSSSSQLQEPEKKQEEKVTAELPKHNKKDASKTKRQQSSDSEEEKMEKKKRRRIKKPVPDSSEDEDDSPPLTAMKELSPEPAKEPVSHPGLPGNTKIRKRRRVLKSQTFVDDEGCIVTEKGYESESYSEDESTAPASMQVATKNQARAKASASNVKKGQKKTTENKATKQASIMGFFHRK; the protein is encoded by the exons ATGCAATTATTtgacaaaatggacgagctttaTCTGGATAACATCGACGAGTACGTCAACGACCACGACAGGATA GTGACATATAAATGGCTGAGTCTCACTCTTGGAGTCCATGTTAACACAGCTAAACA AATGCTATATCACTACCTGGATCACAAAAGGAAGGAGAGCTCAGCTCAGCTCCATGCAACGTACTTGGTGTCGGGAAAGTTTGTGGATAATGGTCACACG AGTCATAAGGTGTCAGTGGTGCGCGAGGAGCAACTGGAAG ATTTCAAGTCCAAGATGAGTTTGATTGTGAGCGTGCACGTTTACAGCGTCCAGAAAGCTCTACTAAGGGACAGCGGGCCGCTCTACGCCGTCGACTATGATGCCGTCAAAGACAACCTGCTCAACTGTAGCAA GTACAGCGCCATCCGCTGCCCCGGTGCCATTCCCATGTCCTCAGTGGAACGCAACACGCGGCAAGCTCCGGCTCCTCCTGTTCCAGAGCCGCAACAGAGCAAGAAGCCTTCCACGATCGGTGACGCTGCTTCCAAAGCCACGGCGACCAACGGCATCATGGGAATGTTCGCCGGTAAAGTCGCAGCGGTTAAGAGCCAAGACGGTGGGAAAGAGGTTAAGTCACCTCCTCAGGAAACAGCGGATGAG gtggatGTCCCTAAAGGTAAAGCATCGGCAAAATCCAATCACCTGATGAACTTCTTTGGCAATCAAAGCACGA AGAAACAAAAGAAGCCTGTAAAGAAGGAGGAAGAAGCGGCAACGCAGTCTTCCTCGTCGCAGCTGCAAGAGCCGGAAAAAAAGCAAGAAGAAAAGGTCACGGCGGAACTGCCGAAGCACAACAAAAAAGACGCAag CAAAACCAAACGTCAGCAGAGTTCTGACAGTGAGGAGGAGAAGATGGAGAAGAAGAAGCGTCGAAGGATCAAGAAGCCAGTGCCCGACAGCAGCGAAGACGAAGACG ATTCTCCACCACTGACGGCAATGAAAGAACTATCGCCAGAGCCTGCCAAGGAACCTGTTTCACAT CCCGGACTCCCCGGGAATACTAAAATACGCAAGCGCAGACGTGTGCTGAAGTCTCAAACCTTTGTGGACGACGAAGGTTGCATCG TGACAGAAAAAGGCTACGAGAGCGAGTCGTACTCGGAAGACGAAAGCACTGCCCCCGCCTCCATGCAAGTGGCGACGAAAAATCAGGCCAGAGCAAAAGCGTCGGCGAGCAATGTTAAGAAAGGTCAGaagaaaacaacagaaaacaaagcGACGAAACAAGCTTCCATTATGGGATTTTTCCACCGGAAGTGA
- the pold3 gene encoding DNA polymerase delta subunit 3 isoform X3, producing the protein MQLFDKMDELYLDNIDEYVNDHDRIVTYKWLSLTLGVHVNTAKQMLYHYLDHKRKESSAQLHATYLVSGKFVDNGHTSHKVSVVREEQLEDFKSKMSLIVSVHVYSVQKALLRDSGPLYAVDYDAVKDNLLNCSKYSAIRCPGAIPMSSVERNTRQAPAPPVPEPQQSKKPSTIGDAASKATATNGIMGMFAGKVAAVKSQDGGKEVKSPPQETADEVDVPKGKASAKSNHLMNFFGNQSTKKQKKPVKKEEEAATQSSSSQLQEPEKKQEEKVTAELPKHNKKDASKTKRQQSSDSEEEKMEKKKRRRIKKPVPDSSEDEDGKNVLPSGGWSITALVALHDSHSRFSTTDGNERTIARACQGTCFTCKYNHFYALY; encoded by the exons ATGCAATTATTtgacaaaatggacgagctttaTCTGGATAACATCGACGAGTACGTCAACGACCACGACAGGATA GTGACATATAAATGGCTGAGTCTCACTCTTGGAGTCCATGTTAACACAGCTAAACA AATGCTATATCACTACCTGGATCACAAAAGGAAGGAGAGCTCAGCTCAGCTCCATGCAACGTACTTGGTGTCGGGAAAGTTTGTGGATAATGGTCACACG AGTCATAAGGTGTCAGTGGTGCGCGAGGAGCAACTGGAAG ATTTCAAGTCCAAGATGAGTTTGATTGTGAGCGTGCACGTTTACAGCGTCCAGAAAGCTCTACTAAGGGACAGCGGGCCGCTCTACGCCGTCGACTATGATGCCGTCAAAGACAACCTGCTCAACTGTAGCAA GTACAGCGCCATCCGCTGCCCCGGTGCCATTCCCATGTCCTCAGTGGAACGCAACACGCGGCAAGCTCCGGCTCCTCCTGTTCCAGAGCCGCAACAGAGCAAGAAGCCTTCCACGATCGGTGACGCTGCTTCCAAAGCCACGGCGACCAACGGCATCATGGGAATGTTCGCCGGTAAAGTCGCAGCGGTTAAGAGCCAAGACGGTGGGAAAGAGGTTAAGTCACCTCCTCAGGAAACAGCGGATGAG gtggatGTCCCTAAAGGTAAAGCATCGGCAAAATCCAATCACCTGATGAACTTCTTTGGCAATCAAAGCACGA AGAAACAAAAGAAGCCTGTAAAGAAGGAGGAAGAAGCGGCAACGCAGTCTTCCTCGTCGCAGCTGCAAGAGCCGGAAAAAAAGCAAGAAGAAAAGGTCACGGCGGAACTGCCGAAGCACAACAAAAAAGACGCAag CAAAACCAAACGTCAGCAGAGTTCTGACAGTGAGGAGGAGAAGATGGAGAAGAAGAAGCGTCGAAGGATCAAGAAGCCAGTGCCCGACAGCAGCGAAGACGAAGACGGTaaaaatgtcttacccagtgGCGGCTGGTCAATAACGGCACTAGTGGCGCTGCACGACAG TCATTCCAGATTCTCCACCACTGACGGCAATGAAAGAACTATCGCCAGAGCCTGCCAAGGAACCTGTTTCACATGTAAATATAACCACTTTTATGCCTTGTACTGA